CGCTACCCTCGATGAGCTCGATTTGAGAACCGGGGAAGCGCTTTTCGATTTCCGCCTTCAAACTGGAGGCGCGAGGAAAATAGTTTCAAACGCCACAATATTCAATTGTGACCTTCATACCAAAACCTCTTCCGAGTAAATTCTTTCTCTGGTTCTGCGGCGCCGCAAAGACGGCGCGACATAGTCGTCGTACTCGTTTTTCAAATTTTCCGGATTGAGCGGCTGCAAATAGTCGGGCACGAAGCGACCGTCCTTGCGGATCATCTCGCCGTCGAACCAGATTTCGCCGCCGCCGTACTCCGGCGTTTGAATCATCACCATGTCCCAGTGAATCTGAGAGCGGTTGCCGTTGTCGGCGTTCTCATACGCATTGCCAGGGGTGAAATGAAACGAGCCGGCGATTTTCTCGTCGAAGAGAATGTCGAGCATCGGCCGCGTGATAAACGGATTGAAGCCAAGCGCAAACTCGCCGACATAGCGCGCGCCCTCGTCGGTATTGAAAATTTCGTTCAGCCGCGCCGAATTGGCCGCCGAGTCTGCGGTGGCGTCGATAATCTTGCCGTTGCGAAATTCCAGCTTGATGTCCGAGAATGTCACGCCTTGATAACTCGTCGGCGTGTTAAAATGAATGACGCCGTTCACCGAATGGCGCACCGGCGCGGTGAAGCATTCGCCGTCGGGAATGTTGTATTCGCCGCCGCAGGGGATCGCCGGAATGCCTTTGATGCTGAAGTTGAGCTCGGTATCCGGGCCGAGAATCTGCACGCGGTCGGCGCTCTCCATGCGCTCTTTCAGCACTTGCATCGCCTCGGTCATGCGATCGTAATCCATCGTGCATACGTCGAAATAAAAATCTTCAAACGCTTCATCGCTCATGCCGGCCAGTTGCGCCATCGAGGAGTTCGGATAGCGCAGCACCACCCATTTGGTTTTGAGGCGAATGTCGTGATGCACCGGCTGAAAAATGTGGCGCTGCAAATAGCTCATCTTGATGCCGGGAACGTCCGACATCTCGCAAATGTTGTCGTTGCCGCGCACACCGATGTAAGCGTCCATGCGCTCCATGCGGTATTTCTCGATCTCGCCGAGCAGCCGGAAAGCCTCTTCACCGTATTTGCGATAGAGCTGGCGCAGCACTTTGTTGTGCTTGGTCTCAACAATCGGAATCGCGCCGCGCTCAACCACGGCGGCAATCAGTTCGTTGACAAAGGCATCCGGAACGTCGAAGGCTTCTATTAAAACCCGTTCGCCTTTTTGCAGGCGAGTGGAATGAGAAGTCAACACTTCGGCCAGTCGTGCAAATCGTGGATCAGTCATAACTACTCTCGTCAAAGTTGAAGTTCGTGGTGCCGTGATCGCGCGACAGGCACGCATTTGGGTTCCGCTTCGAACACCGTCATATTTTATCGCCACCCGCGACAACCATAGGCGAAGCCTAACCCAAAGAAGCAATCCCTGCGGGATTACGGCACAATATAGTGAATTTAAGCCAGTTTGTCAACAGTCGAGTTCATTTTCGGCCATTTTCATGAAGGCCGTAACGCAGGCAGGAAATGCCAACAATTTTTTGCAAACTCGATGCGTGAGCGGCTTCAACAACAAAATTGTAATACCTGCATGTAAAAAAGGATGCGGAAGGCCGGCGGGAATTTTTATGGGTTTTACCCCAGGATGAAACCGGAATCGTTTTAGATTATCGACTTTGTTACGACGATATGATCAATCAACAAAATGACGATCTTCACTTCCCCTGCCTCATGCCACCTCATCCAGCCCTCTGCCACAATCTCATACGCCAAATCGTCGTTGACTTCACTTGGCACCTTTCATTTGGCAATATAGTTTCTTTATAATTGCAAATTGCAAACCGTAGGCCATTCAGTTTGTGGATGAGTGAATTTTAAATTTTATATGCTTACCATTAGCATCTTTATGTGTTGGCAATTTCCAAATCGAAAGAACTGTTAAGTTTTGATACAACTCACATGTCCTCGCTGATACATGTGCCAAAATATTAACGACAATGGGGTGTGAAAAGTTCACAACAAGAGACGGAAAAGATAAACGAGCATGATTGAGGTTGCGGCATAAAATTCGCGTTAAGACATCGACTTCAAAAAATCCGCAATCCGCTCCAACCCCGCCTGCAACACTTCCGTCGCGCAGCCGTAGCCGATGCGGAAATGTTGTTCGACTTCAAAGCAAAAACCCGGGACGATCAGCACGCCTTGTTCTTCGACGAGCCGGCGTCCAAAGGTTTCAGAATCCATCGCGGCGAGATACTCTGCAAACGCCGTGGTGCCGGCTTGCGGTATTTCCAATTTGACGACGCCGCAATGCAGCGCCGCCCATTCGGTGAGCACACGATGATTGCGATGGAGAATCTGCCGATTTCTTTCCAACACTTTGTCGCGGTGGCGGATCGCGACTTCCGCGAGCAAATCTGAAATTTTCGGCGGGCTGATGCTGATATAATCGCGAAAGCGCAAACAGGCTTCCCGCACTTGCGGTGGCGCGACAATCCAGCCGGTGCGCAAACCGGGCAGGCCGAAAACTTTTGACAGGCTCATCGAAATGATGGCGCGGCCATTTTTCAACGCGGTCAGTGGCGGCGCGACGTCGTGTTGATTATAAGCTAAACCGCGATAAACTTCATCGCACAAAACCCAAGCGCCCGCGCTCTCGCCCAATTCCACCAGCCTTTGCAGTTGCGCCCGCGTGAACGCCCTGCCGGTTGGATTATTGGGGGAATTGATGATGAGAAGTTTCGCCGGCTTTTCCAGCAGTTTGCGAAGCTCAGAGAAATCCGGATCGCGGCGGAAATCCCATTTGCGGACCTCCGCGCCGAGATACGCCGCGATCTGCCAGAGCTGCTGATAAACCGGCCAGGTGCAGACCACGCGATCACCGGGATTCACCAACGCGTGCATGAGCAGCCAGTTCGCCTCGATGGCGCCGTGGGTGATGAGAATATCATCGGCGGATTTGCCCGGATACATCTCCGCAATTGCGCGGCGCAATTCCGTGCGACCGGGATTGACGCCGTAATCGAGTTGGCATGCGGCGAGACGTTCCGACAAGGTTGCATCCAACGCATACAACTCTTCAACTTTTAACGGAAACACGCCGGTCTCGGCCAAATCATACGGAATGGTCCATTCGTATTTGCCGATCCAGCGTTCGACGAGGAAGGAGGAAATTTTCATGTTTTGGCTACGCCTGTAAGGTAGATGGTAGCTCGTTGTTCGTTGGTGATTGATTGTTGATTTTTAAATTCGGATTCGGCCTCGCCCAGAGCCGGACGAGAAAATGCGCGAGGCCGCTTTCAAAATCCGGTTTCGGCGCTCCGAGTTTTTCCATTTGTTGGCGAATAAAAACGATTCCAAATCCCGCCCGTTCCATGTATCCATGAGCGAGAAGAATCTGCGCTAAAATCGGATTGCGCGCGCGCGTCACCCCGCCGGCCAAAATGCGCTCGATAGTCAGCTCGCTTGGCAGCGGGCCGGGACTTTGAATTTCCAAACGATCGTCAAACAAGCGAATCTGAATCGGTTCGTTGGCGCTGTAATCACGATGCGCGACGGCATTGGCAACCGCTTCGCGCACGGCGGCAAGATCGTATTCCCTCACATCGCGTCGCTGCGTTTCGCCGTATGGAAAAACCGGAAAGGTGCGCATGTTGCGCGCAACAAAGGCCGCTGCCGCATCGATGAGAGAAGAGGCGGAGCCGGTTAAATCCTGGCGCAGCAGCAACGCCTCGCGTTGGAATTCACGGCCACGAAACATGAGTGCCGTGATGCCCCAGGCAGGATTGACGCTTTGCGGCGCCGCGCTAAAAGCCAACACACCAGCGATAGTTGGCACCACACGCTCCGCTGAACGCATGGCTAATTTTTCCGTAATAGCGCGATCAACAAGGTCTGCGCCGCTTTGCCAAGCTCGTGGGGCGCGCGCAGCAATAAAGCTTTCGAGTGATTTCTGATCCAGTTCTTCCCATCTTGCGCCAATTGCCGGTAGAGTTTCATAGCCGTTGGTATGGCGATCAAGCAACATCCGCTCGTATTCGCTTCGACTCAACTGTTGCGTTGTGCGGCCAACAAGCTTGTAGGCGACACCTTTGTAAGTATATGGCTTATCCGTTCCGGCATGAACTCGAACAGCAATGACGGTTCGACCTTCGACGGCAACCGCACTGATGGAGGGATAAATGATTGGATCGGTATGTTGATGAAAGGCTTCGGCCAAATTTTCCAGCGTGTTGACACCGATCGTCACACCGATCACATTGCCGTCCGGTTTCACGCCAAACAAGATCCAGCCGCCGTTGCCGTTGGCAAAGGCCACAGCCGTTTTGATCGCATCGGCTTGCTCGCTCAATGATTTTTTAAATTCGAGCGACTCGCTTTCGCCGAGTTCGATCAGTTGTTGAAGCTCGTTTGCATCCATAAAACTTGCTTCTGATTATTTTGCTTCAAGCTCATCCACCAGCAGATGCCCGAGCTTGTTGCGCTTGGTTTCCAAATAACGCTGATTGGCTTCATTCGCCGGCACTTGAATCGGCACGCGCGCGACGACTTGCAGGCCGTAGCCCTCCAAGCCGACGATTTTTTTCGGGTTGTTGGTGAGCAGGCGGATTTGGCGAATGCCGAGATCGTAGAGAATTTGCGCGCCGATGCCGTAATGCCGCAAATCGGCTTTGAAACCCAGCGCTTCATTCGCCTCGACCGTGTCTTTGCCGTCGTCTTGCAATTTATACGCGCGAATTTTATTGGCCAGACCGATGCCACGCCCTTCCTGCCGCATATAAAGGAGAACGCCGCGGCCTTCCTGCTCGATTTGCTGCAAGGCGCGGCCCAATTGCTCGCCGCAATCGCAGCGCAAAGAGCCGAGAATATCGCCGGTGAGACATTGCGAATGCACGCGCACCAACGTCGGCTCGCCGGTTGAAACGTCGCCTTTGACCACGGCAAGATGGTGATTCTCGTCGATGTCGCTTTCGTAAAGATGCAGCATAAAATTGCCGTAACGGCTCGGGAAGCGCGTGGTCACAATCCGGCGCACCAGTTTTTCCTTGCGCCGGCGATACTCGATCAGATCGCGAATCGTGACGATTTTAATAGCGAACTGTTCGGCGAGCTGCATCAATCGTGGCACGCGCGCCATGCTGCCATCTTCGTCCATGATCTCGCAGAGCACGCCGGCAGGATAAAGCCCCGCAAGACGGGACAAATCGACGACGGCTTCGGTGTGGCCCGCGCGCGTCAACACACCGCCAGGCTGCGCGCGCAAGGGGAAAATATGACCGGGCCGCGCCAGATCAGTGGGCTTCGTCGCTGGCGCGATGAGCTGCAAAATTGTTTCCGCGCGGTCGTGCGCCGAGATGCCGGTCGTCGTGTTGCGCTTGGCGTCGACCGAAACCGTAAACGACGTGCCGAGCCGTGCCGTGTTATCCGGCACCATCGGATGTAAATCGAGCGCTTCCAGTCGCTCCGACGGCATGGCGACACAGATCAAACCACGCCCGTGCTTCGCCATGAAATTGATTTTTTCCGGCGTGACTTTCTCGGCGGCTAAACAAAAATCGCCTTCATTCTCGCGGTCTTCATCATCGACCACGATCAATAATTTCCCGTCACGAAAATCGGCAATGGCTTCTTCGATGCTGTTGAATGTCATGGGTTCTGAATGCAAAATGTTGTTGTCCCTGTGAAACGCAAGGCGTAAAACGTCATTCGTCATACGTAACATTTACGAATTACGTTCACGTTTGACGCCAGGACTTGTTATGATCACCGTAACCCCACGCCATGAGTTTTTCATTGGTTAATTCGCCACTGGTGTGGGTGTTCAACAAGCGCTCGACATATTTGCCGAGCAAATCAGTTTCGACGTTCAGCTCATCGCCCACGCGACGCTCGCCCAGCGTCGTTTGCGCCAGCGTGTGTGGTATGAGCGCGATCGTGATCCGGGGCACTTGCAAGCGCGCCACCGTCAAGCTCACGCCGTCGAGCGCAATCGAGCCGTGGGGAATGACATGGCGCAGCAATTCTTTACTTAACTCGACGACCAGCAGTTTTCCAGCGGCTTGCGGAATGAGATCGGCAATTCGGCCAACGCCGTCGACATGGCCCTGCACGAAATGCCCGCCGAGCCGGTCGGTTGGCCGCAGCGCCCGTTCCAAATTCACCCGGCTGCCCTGGCGCAGATTTCCCAGCGTCGTCTTGCGCAGCGTTTCATCGACGGCTTGCACTTGAAAAGAGTTTTCCGCGCGCGCCACAACGGTCAGGCAAACGCCGCTGACGCAGATGCTGTCATCGATTTTTGCGTCTTCCAAAATTCTATTCGCACGAATCGTCAACCGCCGGGAGGTTCCCAGCGACTCGACGCCAGCGATCTGCCCGATTTCTTCGACTAAGCCTGTGAACATGATTTCAAAATTGAGCCTCATTTTTCATTGTGCCCCGGCGATAGTTGATCACGCCCGACAACAACATGTTGTCGCCCACGTTTTCCCATTTTATTTTGGTCAGGAAAATCGCGTCATTCAAGCTGTTGATCGGCAAGCCTTGAAACGCCGGCATGCCATCGCCGAGCAATTTCGGGGCGATGAAACATTTGAGGCGATCCGCCAATTCGGCTTCGAGCAGGGAGCTGAAGAGGCGGCGGCCGCCTTCGACGAATACCGAGGCAATGCCTTCCTGGGCGCTGCGTTCCATGAGATGGCGCAAATCAACGCTGCCGGCGCTCGTCGTGCGCAGCGGCCAAACCCTTGCGCCGCGAGCTTCGATCTCGGCGATCTTCTCGCGCTCGCGGCAATTCTCGCCAATCGCCACAATCGTTTTGGCAACGTGATCGTCGGTTAAAACATTCGCCGTGAGCGGCAAACGCAAATTCGTATCGGCGATGATCCGGCGCGGCTGCGGCCCGGGTTCCTCGCGAACGGTGAGCTGCGGATTGTCGGCCAGCGCGGTGCCGATGCCGATCAAGATGGCGTCGTTTTGCCCGCGCCAGCGATGCGCCAATTTTCTTGCCGCCGCGTTGCTGATCCATTTTGACTGGCCGTTGGCATCGGCGATTTTGCCGTCGAGACTCTGGGCGATCTTCAACGTGACGAACGGCAGGCGCGCGGTGATGAATTTAAAAAAACTTTCGTTGAGCTCGCGACACGCTTCTTCGAGCAAGCCGAATTCGATTTCAAGACCGCGCTCGCGCAGTATTTTGACGCCGCGGCCGTTGACCAGCGGGTTGGGGTCGAGCGTGCCGATGACCACGCGGCTGATACCGGCATCGATGATGCGATTCACACACGGCGGCGTTTTGCCGAAATGGCTGCAGGGCTCGAGATTGCAATACAGCGTCGCCCCGCGCGCGAGATGACCGGCTTCGCGCAGCGCCTCGACCTCGGCGTGATCGCCACCGAATCGGCGATGATAACCGGTGCCGACAATCTCACCGTCCTTGACGACGACGGCGCCGACCATGGGGTTCGGGCTGACGTAGCCGCAGCCGCCGGCGGCCAGCTCGAGAGTTTTTTGCAAAAACGCGCGATCCGCCGGCGTGAAGCGCGTGGCGTTCATACATTTTCCTGTGATTGTTTCCCAACCTGTTGCGAGGGTAATATAGGCAGAATTTGGATGGGTGTCAAGAGGGAGAAAAACAATCAATATCTCGGCATCAAGTCGCCTGCCTTTTGCATGGCGTGATACACGATCTTCCTGCACAATGCGAGTGGATTGTTTGTTTTTGAGAGAAGAGCGCCCTGAACTCGCGTCTTCAGGGCACTGAAACCTTTCGATGATTCTCTTTAAAACTGGGCGTCAGTGCCTCGCTTCCGATTGCAGCGCAACCGGTTCAAACGGCGGATCTATTTTTACCGGTGCGCTGTTTTGCCGCGGGCGCAACAAAGAAGCTATCACCGAAATCGTCAAAATGCCGGCAACCACGCCGAGGGAGATGGCGATGGGAAGCTTGTAAAAATCCATCATCATCATTTTCACGCCGACGAAAACGAGGATCGCCGCCAGGCCGTAACTGAGATAATGAAACATCTGCATGATGCCGGCCAGCGCAAAATACAGCGCGCGCAATCCCAAAATGGCGAACACATTCGAAGTGTACACGATGAACGGATCCATCGTGATGGCCAAAATCGCTGGAATCGAATCGAGCGCAAAAACCAGGTCGGTGGTTTCGACCATGACGAGAACCAGCAGCAGCGGTGTGGCATACCGGCGACCGCGGCGTTTGATGAGAAATTTGTCGCCTTTATAATGTTTCATAACCGGCATCAGGCGCCGGAACAGCCGGAGCACCGGATTTTTCTCGGGATGCACTTCCTTGTCCTGTTGCATCGCCAGTTTGATGCCGGTGAGAATCAAGAAGGCCCCGAAAATATAGATGACCCAGTGGAAGTGTTGCAGCAAGGTCACGCCCGCCGCAATGAAGATCGCGCGCATGACCAGCGCGCCGAGAATCCCCCAGAACAGGACTTTGTGCTGATACAGCGCCGGCACGCGAAAATACGCGAAGATCATGATGAAGACAAAAATGTTGTCGACGCTCAGCGCCTTTTCCAGCAAGTAGCCGGTGAGGAATTCCAGCGCTGTCTCCGAGCCGCGCCAGAAGTAGACGCCGACGTTGAACGCCAGCGCCAGCGCGATCCAAACCGCGCTCCATATCAGCGCCTCTTTGATTTTCACCTCATGGGCCTTGCGATGAAAAACCCCCAAATCCAGCGCCAGCATGGCCAACACAAAAACATTGAAGCCAATCCATATCACATACTCATTCATCCAACAATCTCCCGAGAAAAAATATATATGTGTGAAATCAAGCCGAACTCTCCTTTGTCCGGCTTGAGGTGATTATAAAGTAAAA
The sequence above is drawn from the candidate division KSB1 bacterium genome and encodes:
- a CDS encoding aminopeptidase, with the translated sequence MTDPRFARLAEVLTSHSTRLQKGERVLIEAFDVPDAFVNELIAAVVERGAIPIVETKHNKVLRQLYRKYGEEAFRLLGEIEKYRMERMDAYIGVRGNDNICEMSDVPGIKMSYLQRHIFQPVHHDIRLKTKWVVLRYPNSSMAQLAGMSDEAFEDFYFDVCTMDYDRMTEAMQVLKERMESADRVQILGPDTELNFSIKGIPAIPCGGEYNIPDGECFTAPVRHSVNGVIHFNTPTSYQGVTFSDIKLEFRNGKIIDATADSAANSARLNEIFNTDEGARYVGEFALGFNPFITRPMLDILFDEKIAGSFHFTPGNAYENADNGNRSQIHWDMVMIQTPEYGGGEIWFDGEMIRKDGRFVPDYLQPLNPENLKNEYDDYVAPSLRRRRTRERIYSEEVLV
- a CDS encoding bifunctional 3,4-dihydroxy-2-butanone-4-phosphate synthase/GTP cyclohydrolase II; the protein is MTFNSIEEAIADFRDGKLLIVVDDEDRENEGDFCLAAEKVTPEKINFMAKHGRGLICVAMPSERLEALDLHPMVPDNTARLGTSFTVSVDAKRNTTTGISAHDRAETILQLIAPATKPTDLARPGHIFPLRAQPGGVLTRAGHTEAVVDLSRLAGLYPAGVLCEIMDEDGSMARVPRLMQLAEQFAIKIVTIRDLIEYRRRKEKLVRRIVTTRFPSRYGNFMLHLYESDIDENHHLAVVKGDVSTGEPTLVRVHSQCLTGDILGSLRCDCGEQLGRALQQIEQEGRGVLLYMRQEGRGIGLANKIRAYKLQDDGKDTVEANEALGFKADLRHYGIGAQILYDLGIRQIRLLTNNPKKIVGLEGYGLQVVARVPIQVPANEANQRYLETKRNKLGHLLVDELEAK
- a CDS encoding aminotransferase class I/II-fold pyridoxal phosphate-dependent enzyme codes for the protein MKISSFLVERWIGKYEWTIPYDLAETGVFPLKVEELYALDATLSERLAACQLDYGVNPGRTELRRAIAEMYPGKSADDILITHGAIEANWLLMHALVNPGDRVVCTWPVYQQLWQIAAYLGAEVRKWDFRRDPDFSELRKLLEKPAKLLIINSPNNPTGRAFTRAQLQRLVELGESAGAWVLCDEVYRGLAYNQHDVAPPLTALKNGRAIISMSLSKVFGLPGLRTGWIVAPPQVREACLRFRDYISISPPKISDLLAEVAIRHRDKVLERNRQILHRNHRVLTEWAALHCGVVKLEIPQAGTTAFAEYLAAMDSETFGRRLVEEQGVLIVPGFCFEVEQHFRIGYGCATEVLQAGLERIADFLKSMS
- the ribD gene encoding bifunctional diaminohydroxyphosphoribosylaminopyrimidine deaminase/5-amino-6-(5-phosphoribosylamino)uracil reductase RibD, giving the protein MNATRFTPADRAFLQKTLELAAGGCGYVSPNPMVGAVVVKDGEIVGTGYHRRFGGDHAEVEALREAGHLARGATLYCNLEPCSHFGKTPPCVNRIIDAGISRVVIGTLDPNPLVNGRGVKILRERGLEIEFGLLEEACRELNESFFKFITARLPFVTLKIAQSLDGKIADANGQSKWISNAAARKLAHRWRGQNDAILIGIGTALADNPQLTVREEPGPQPRRIIADTNLRLPLTANVLTDDHVAKTIVAIGENCREREKIAEIEARGARVWPLRTTSAGSVDLRHLMERSAQEGIASVFVEGGRRLFSSLLEAELADRLKCFIAPKLLGDGMPAFQGLPINSLNDAIFLTKIKWENVGDNMLLSGVINYRRGTMKNEAQF
- a CDS encoding putative DNA binding domain-containing protein, which produces MDANELQQLIELGESESLEFKKSLSEQADAIKTAVAFANGNGGWILFGVKPDGNVIGVTIGVNTLENLAEAFHQHTDPIIYPSISAVAVEGRTVIAVRVHAGTDKPYTYKGVAYKLVGRTTQQLSRSEYERMLLDRHTNGYETLPAIGARWEELDQKSLESFIAARAPRAWQSGADLVDRAITEKLAMRSAERVVPTIAGVLAFSAAPQSVNPAWGITALMFRGREFQREALLLRQDLTGSASSLIDAAAAFVARNMRTFPVFPYGETQRRDVREYDLAAVREAVANAVAHRDYSANEPIQIRLFDDRLEIQSPGPLPSELTIERILAGGVTRARNPILAQILLAHGYMERAGFGIVFIRQQMEKLGAPKPDFESGLAHFLVRLWARPNPNLKINNQSPTNNELPSTLQA
- a CDS encoding TerC family protein; its protein translation is MNEYVIWIGFNVFVLAMLALDLGVFHRKAHEVKIKEALIWSAVWIALALAFNVGVYFWRGSETALEFLTGYLLEKALSVDNIFVFIMIFAYFRVPALYQHKVLFWGILGALVMRAIFIAAGVTLLQHFHWVIYIFGAFLILTGIKLAMQQDKEVHPEKNPVLRLFRRLMPVMKHYKGDKFLIKRRGRRYATPLLLVLVMVETTDLVFALDSIPAILAITMDPFIVYTSNVFAILGLRALYFALAGIMQMFHYLSYGLAAILVFVGVKMMMMDFYKLPIAISLGVVAGILTISVIASLLRPRQNSAPVKIDPPFEPVALQSEARH
- a CDS encoding riboflavin synthase, yielding MFTGLVEEIGQIAGVESLGTSRRLTIRANRILEDAKIDDSICVSGVCLTVVARAENSFQVQAVDETLRKTTLGNLRQGSRVNLERALRPTDRLGGHFVQGHVDGVGRIADLIPQAAGKLLVVELSKELLRHVIPHGSIALDGVSLTVARLQVPRITIALIPHTLAQTTLGERRVGDELNVETDLLGKYVERLLNTHTSGELTNEKLMAWGYGDHNKSWRQT
- a CDS encoding SelT/SelW/SelH family (seleno)protein; translation: MKVTIEYCGVUNYFPRASSLKAEIEKRFPGSQIELIEGSGGVFEVKSEDRLLFSKKMMGRFPEPEEILRQL